A window from Mus caroli chromosome 2, CAROLI_EIJ_v1.1, whole genome shotgun sequence encodes these proteins:
- the Scrt2 gene encoding transcriptional repressor scratch 2 → MPRSFLVKKIKADGFQCSGVPAPTYHPLETAYVLPGTRGPPGDNGYVAHCLPPSGYDGEQKPGLELAPAEPAYPAAASEEYSDPESPQSSLSARYFRGEAAVTDSYSMDAFFISDGRSRRRRAGAGGDAAGAGDAGGGGGGGGGGERAGRSGATAGGGHRHACAECGKTYATSSNLSRHKQTHRSLDSQLARKCPTCGKAYVSMPALAMHVLTHNLRHKCGVCGKAFSRPWLLQGHMRSHTGEKPFGCAHCGKAFADRSNLRAHMQTHSAFKHYRCRQCDKSFALKSYLHKHCEAACVKAAEPPPPAGPAS, encoded by the exons ATGCCGCGTTCCTTCCTGGTGAAGAAGATCAAAGCGGATGGCTTCCAGTGCAGCGGGGTGCCAGCCCCCACCTACCACCCCCTGGAGACTGCCTACGTGCTGCCTGGCACCCGCGGGCCTCCGGGGGACAACG GTTATGTGGCGCACTGTCTGCCCCCCAGCGGTTACGATGGCGAGCAGAAGCCGGGGTTGGAGCTGGCGCCCGCCGAGCCCGCCTACCCGGCCGCGGCGTCCGAAGAGTACAGCGACCCCGAGAGCCCACAGTCCAGCCTGTCGGCGCGCTACTTCCGCGGGGAGGCGGCCGTGACCGACAGCTACTCCATGGACGCCTTCTTCATCTCTGACGGGCGTTCGCGGCGGCGCCGGGCCGGGGCTGGCGGGGACGCGGCGGGTGCAGGGGacgcgggcggcggcggcggtggcggcggcggcggggagCGCGCGGGGCGCTCGGGGGCGACGGCGGGAGGCGGGCACCGGCACGCATGCGCAGAGTGCGGCAAGACGTACGCCACGTCGTCGAACCTGAGCCGCCACAAGCAGACGCACCGCAGCCTGGACAGCCAGCTGGCGCGCAAGTGCCCGACGTGCGGCAAGGCCTACGTGTCCATGCCCGCGCTCGCCATGCACGTGCTCACGCACAACCTGCGCCACAAGTGCGGCGTGTGCGGCAAGGCCTTCTCCCGGCCCTGGCTGCTCCAGGGCCACATGCGCTCGCACACCGGCGAGAAGCCCTTTGGCTGCGCGCACTGCGGCAAGGCCTTCGCCGACCGCTCCAACCTGCGCGCGCACATGCAGACGCACTCGGCCTTCAAGCACTACCGCTGCCGCCAGTGCGACAAGAGCTTCGCGCTCAAGTCCTACCTCCACAAGCACTGCGAGGCTGCGTGCGTTAAGGCCGCCGAGCCGCCGCCTCCCGCCGGCCCGGCCAGCTGA